Below is a genomic region from Flammeovirgaceae bacterium SG7u.111.
AAAGAGATCAAAACAGAAACGGTTGATATCAAGCAGATAAAAGGCGATAGCTCAGAAGAGTTCGGTACGGTTTCTTGCAAAACTCCCGGTGCTCTTGGCGATAAGTTCTATGTGGAATTGGCTTTGGTAGATGGAAGCGGAAAAGAACTTTCGGCAAACGAATATATGCTGATGGTGGCTGATCAGGAAAAAGAACTGGCTGAAATAAAGGCGATAGGAGAAGAAGCGATGAAAGCGAAGCAAAAGTATGGTTGGGCAAATTATTATCGCTATTTTAAAGGATTGGGCGGTGAAGACGGTGTAGAAGAAGCGGATGAGAAAATGCCAATAGCCAACGGTTTTGAAGAAAAAGAATAAACATCTTTCCCAAGCTCGGGCAAAAACCCGAGCTTGGGAAACTCAATAAATAAACCAATGAACAACGAACAAGTAATAACGCTTTCTAAGGAGAATAGGGTAGGTTATGTAACCATCAACCGACCCAAAGCCAATTGCTACGAAATCAACTTCATGAAGCAGCTTATCGACTGCGTGGCTCAGGCAAATGCCGATGCCGAAGTGAAGGTGATTGTGGTGGACAGTGCCCTTGACCGATTCTTTTCAGCAGGTGCAGACATCAAGGTGTTCGAAGCAAATACTGAAGAGGAGAACAAGGAAATGGTAGAGCATGCCCGCCTAGCGGCAAACAGCTTGGCGGAAAGTAAAAAGCTAACTATTGCAGCTATAAATGGTCATGCGCTGGGCGGAGGCTTAGAGCTGGCTATGGCTTGCGACATTCGCCTAGCGGCGGAAGGAAGCTATTTCTTAGGCTTACCAGAGATTAAGCTTGGACTTATTCCGGGCAATGGCGGCACGCAGCGATTGATTCGCCTTATTGATAAGAGCAAGGCTTTGGAGTTGCTGGTAACAGGCGATAATATCTCTCCAGGCCAGGCTTACGACTACGGCTTGATCAACCATCTTTACGGAAAAGAAGAGTTTAAGGAAAAGGTAAAAGCCTATGCCGAAAAACTTGCAGAAGGACCTGTGGAAGCTATGGCTGCCATAAAAGTGTGTGTGAACAGAGGGTTGGAAAAAAACTTGGAAGATGGGCTAAAACTGGAAGAGGAAATGGTTGCTCCGCTATACAGTACCGACGACGCTTTGGAAGGGAACAAGGCTTTTGTGGAAAAAAGGAAGCCAGTTTTTAAATAAGAAAACATCACAAAAAAACATCCTTATCTATGGACTCAATAAAACATTATAATTGCTACATAAACGGTGAGTGGATTGAGAAAAGCTCAGGGACACTCATAGAGGTGGAAAACCCTGCAAACGGGGAAGTCATTGCGACTTTGTACGAAAGTACTCCTGAAGAAGTCCAACTCGCTTTGGAGACTTCCGAAAAAGCCCAATTGAAATGGCAAGAGACTACTGCCCAGGAACGGGCGAATTACCTCCTTGCCATCTGCGATAAACTGAAAGAAGAGCGCGAGCATTTTGCCAAACTCCTAGTAATGGAACAGGGGAAAACCCTCGCCGAAGCTTTTGGAGAAGTAGATGATACTGTTAGGTATTTGAGTTACTCGGCTGAGGCAGCTCGCCGCATTAGTGGAAATATTTTCTATTCGGATAAGCCTGATGAGCAGCTCAGTATTCACAAAGTTCCTTATGGCGTAACGGTTGGTCTCATGGCTTTCAATTATCCTTTGGCGCTCATTGGACGTAAAGTTGGTCCGGCGTTGGTTACTGGAAATACGATGGTGATCAAGCCTTCGGAGCTTACGCCTTTCACCGCCTCGGAGTTTTGTAGGTTGGTAGATGAAGTAGGCTTGCCCAAAGGGGTAATCAACATGGTAGTAGGTTACGGTGCCTCCGTAGGTGCTCAGTTGGTCGAAAGTCCTATCACAAAGTTGGTTTCGATGACGGGTAGCACTAGGGCAGGGCAGGCTATTTACAAAACTGCGTCTCAAAATGTTGCGGGCTTGGTGTTGGAACTTGGCGGAAAAGCGCCTTTCATTGTGATGGAAGATGCGGAAATTGACGTGGCGGTAGAGGCGGCGGCTATCTCTCGCTATGCCAACTGCGGGCAAGTGTGTATTTGCAACGAAATGGTATTTGTGCACGAGAAAGTAGCTGATGAGTTCACTGAGAAGCTGATTGAGCGTGTGAAAAAAATTAAAGTAGGCGACCCAATGACCAACGTGGATATGGGCCCTAACGTGAGCAAGGTCGGGCTTGAGCGGATAGACCAGATTGTGAAGAAGAACGTGACCCAAGGAGCGGAGCTGATCATGGGTGGTGGAAGACCAGAAGGGAAGATGTTTGAAAAAGGAAACTGGTATGCGCCTACTGTTTTGACTGGAGTGAAAAATGACCATGAAACCGTTCAGAACGAAATATTCGGACCTATTCTGCCTATCCTCAAAGTATCGGATTACGAAGAAGCATTGGGAATGCTGAACAGTAGGGAAGAAGGACTTTCTGCCTATTTGTACACGCAAAACCACAAGCGCATCATGCGTTCTATCCAAGAAATGCAGGTGGGGACGATCTTCATCAACAAGCAAATAGTTGGGTACATCCAAGGCTACCACTCTGGGCACAAAACCAGTGGGCTAGGAGGGGAAGATGGTATTTACGGCATCGAGAACTACTTGCAGAAGAGAACTATTTACATGAACTACAAATAGTAGTAGTTGCTCAACAATCTTCATTATCTAAGAATATACGGTTCTTTTTGAGGTCTTGAATACATGCGATTAGAGGCTAGAGGTTGGAAGTTAGAAAAGGAAAAACTTCTGACTTCCGACCTTGCCAGACTTCATTGCGTTTGCTTTTCTAGCCTCTAGCATCCAACCTCTAACCTCTTTAAAAAAGAGGACTTTATTAGGCAAGTACTTCAAGTGTTTCATTAGAGAACCAGTAAAATATAAATTATATGGGAATAGGTATCTTTTGGGTTTTATTCGCCGCGGTATTACTGGGTTTTTATGCATTGCCTAGTAAGTACACGAAGAATTATGAGATAGAAAATGTATGGGGGACTTTCTGGTTTTTAGCCATGTTTGTTGTTCCCATAGCATCAACTGCTCTGTTGGTAAACGGTGCGGCTGATACATTCAAACAAGTGCCAGTGGATATACTTTTGCTGGTGATAGGGCTGGGGGGGGTATGGGGAGTTGGTAATCTTTTGTGGGGAATCAGCATTGCTAAAATTGGGATGGCTTTGGGCTTTTCTTTGCTCATTGGAGTGGCCACGCTTTCTGGAACTTTGTTACCATTTTTTATGGGTGGAGGAGTTGAAAAGCTTTCTACACCGGGCGGAATGGTAATTCTTGCGGGAGTGTTTGTGATCATGCTCGGGATTATGGCCAATGGAAAAGCAGGCCTACTTCGAGAAAAGGCTGAAAATGAAGGAAAACAAGATGCATCATCGAGCGCAAATATGCGCATTGGAATCATTCTGTGTGTGATCGGTGGTATTAGTGCAGCAGGGTTTAATCTAGCCTATTTCATTGCAGATTCCATGGGGAACATTGGGGCGATATCTCAAGAGCAATTTGGAAATCCGCCTTGGGTTGCCCGCCTTGCGGTGATGCTTCCGGCATTTGTGGGAAGTGGAATTACTACGGTTGGCTATTTTGCCACTGACCTTTCCAAGAAAAAAAGCTGGGGGAATTTTACCCAAAAAGAAAGTGGGAGAAATATTTTCCTTTTGCTCATCATGTCAATTGTCTACTGTGGCTCTCTGATTATTTATGGGCTGGGGGCATACGAGTTGGGCGAGTTAGGCACTTCTGTTGGCTTTGCCATTTTCCAAACGGGCTGCATCATTGTAGCGAATTTGCTGGGCGTGTTCACGGGTGAGTGGAAACAAGCTGGAAAGACAAGTCAGGCATGGTTGGTCGGTGGGCTGGCCGTCATGGTCATAGGAATCATCATTGTAGCCTATGGCAATTCTATAAGTTAATTGATAATGTTTTCTGGAAGGTAGGTCAGGGAATTATTTATCGTGTTAAAAGAAGCTTATTCCAAAGTCTTTCAAATAATAAAAAAGATAGTTGTCGGTTTTTGTTGAACTATGTTTATTTTTGCCTATCAAGTAGAAACAAAATATAGAAAACATATAATCTAAAATCATGGAACTAGCCGCACAAGTATTTTTTGTTGTTCTTTTGGTAGCAGCATTCATTATTGGAGGTAAACTAGCAGGAGAAGAGAAAAAACGCATCGACTCGAAGTAGTTTTGTCTTCCAAGCAAGGGGATTTAACAGCCATAGCCTTTAAAAGCTATGGCTGTTTTTTTATTTAATTTCTGAATAGCTTAATTTACATAATAATAAGCTATACTTTGCTACACCAAGGAATAGAAGATACTTACTCGAACTTACAAGCATGTCGAAATATCTAACTCAACTGCTGAAATACCAGTTTGTACTGGTTTTTATATACCTGTTCATTATAGGTGCTGCAACTACAGCAGGTGCCCAATTTATTATCGAAGTAGATGATATAAGCTATTCGGTAAGCACACCTCGGAAGGCAGTTATTTCTCACCTTGGGTATTTGGAAAAGTCCAATTTCTATCCCCCTATTGCATCTCAAACCCTTTATGCTCCAGAAATGTCGTTGGGCAAGAAAATAAACCTCATCATAAAACTAAAGCAGATTTTCCAAGAAATAGGGTATTTGCAGGTGTATGATATTCCTGATAGAAGGAATTACAACGATGCGGATAGGAAACGTAAATATGTATTGTTTGAAGCCTATCCCTCTATTTATTTGGAAAAAGTAGACGGGGATTGGCTCTATTCCCAAGAAACGGTACTGGCAATCCAGCAAATCCATGATAAGTTATTTGCAACATCACCGCCAAAGGTTGTGAAAAAGGCTTCGGAGGCTTCGGCTGAAGTTACTCAAAAAGGGAAGTCGGAAAAAAACACAGTGGTGGTTGATGAGGGAGATCCCCTAGATTTGGAATCGGAAGAGGTGGTGAAAGAGCTTAAAAAGCTGGAAAAAAAGTACGAAGATGAGCTGAGCGAGGCTGATGTATCGTTGGATTACAAATTTAGCACGGCTACTCCTTTCAATACCATCATGTCCTTGGACTATTTCTTATCGGAAACGAGTTTTAGGCCTACTTTAGCAGGAAAAACGCTTGCCGGTAATCTTCCAGAAGAGCAAAAAATTATTTTGAGTATAAAACTCAAGCAAATTTTGGAAGGCAGGGGGGTGGTACTGAGGTACGATAAAATTCCCAAAGATGCTAATTTTCAAGACACACTTTCTAGTAATGCATCTGGGCAAAAAAAGTATGTGATATCCAATATTTTACCTGAAGTTTACCTTGAAAAAGTTGGGGATGAATGGTTGTTCTCCAACCACACCGTAAAGTTGATTCCTAGAATGCACAGTTCGGTGTATTTGCTTGGTACCGACTTGCTAGAAACATTTGTTTCATTCATCCAAAAATATTTAGGAACCAATATTTATACTTCATTCAGCAAAACATTTTGGAAAGATGTTGGCTTCGGGCTGTTTATCTTTAGTGGGTTGCTCGTTTTTTGGGTGTTAAAATTGATTTTCTTCCTTCTTAACAAAGTAGTGTTTAAGGATAAAGATAAACGAGCCCAGTTTTCTAAGTTTACACTTTCACTTTGCTATACGCTGAGCATCATGCTCTTTGTGTACTTAATTCCTTCCATTGGCTTGCATGCGGAAACACTGGTAACCTCAGTGCTAATTGCAAAATTGATGTCCCTGCTTTTTTCTACAAACACCCTATTTAGGTTGGTGGATTTTGTAGTGTTTTTTATTCTTCAAAAAGCACATGATTCGCCCAGTAAATTGGCAGCGGACTCCAAAGGACTTACGCCTTTCATAGGTATTTTTCTCAAAATTATAATTTTCTTTGGAGCGGTTATTTTACTGTTCAGGATCTTGAATGTGGATACCACGAAAATGCTTACTGGACTTTCCATAGGTGGTTTGGCAGTAGCTTTAGCAGCGCAAGAATCCATCAAGAACTTTATCGGCTCTATCATGATCTTTTTAGATCGTCCTTTCAAAGTGGGGGATTTTGTCCGCTTTGGCACCAACTTAGGAACTATTGAAAACATTGGGCTGCGTTCCACCCGCATCCGTACTCCAGAGCACTCGCTTATTTCCGTTCCCAATGGAAACCTGATCAATATGGACCTGAACAACTTGGGAATGAGGCAATACCGTAGGTACAAGACCCTGATCAGGTTGGGCTATGACACGCCGCTCAAAAAGGTGAACAAGTATGTAGAGTCGCTCAGGAAAATGGTGGAAGAGCATCCGAAAACGCGAAAAGATGTGTACCACATTTATATGCATGAACTAGGAAAGTACTCGCTCGATGTGCTTTTTTATATCTATTTTGAAGTGCCAGAATATGGCGACGAGCTTGCGTGTAGGCAGGAAATGATCCAAAAAATCATCCGCCTTGCCGAGAAACAAGATATCAAGTTTGCCATCCCCCAAGTGGCATCGAGCCTGGATGATGGGCAAGCTTAGATTTCCAGCAGCAGCCCAAAGTCGGACGGTTCGTTGGTAAAGGGTTTTTTGGGATTCAGTACATCCCTCACAAACAAGCCAAGAAACTTCTCCACATAGGCACAAAAATCATCTATTTCCGTAGGCTCATCCGCTAGTTTGTAAACTTGAAAACCTGAGGAAAGCTTGCGGAAAAAGTAGAACCCGGAAAGGACTTCCATACCGCTGCCCACTGGGGGTAGGTGAGGGGTTTCCCCTTTTTGCTGCGCCTTTATCAGCAAGTATTTGTAGAGCAACAGCTGCACTATTTTCTCCTTGCTATGGTCGAGCAGAAGGTCTTCCATACACGAAGCCTTAAGCTGAGCGGGTTGGAAAGTACCTGTTTTGTAATCTACTATGCGTATGGCATCTCCGCAGATATCAATGCGGTCAGCCTTGCCTGTAATCCTGAATGGAACTTCTCTGCCATCGTGCAGCTTCACCATAATGGTATGGTCATAGAAAGTCTCTTGGGCAATGAGGAAAAATGGCTTCTCATCTTCCTTTTGTTGCTCAAAGAATTTGTCTATCAGTCGCTCGGCAACTTTGTAGAGCATAAAGTTCCTACCGCTGTCTACCACTATTTGCCCCATTTCTTGCCTTATCACCTCCATCATGGTTTGGTGTAGCAATTCCCTGTTTTCGGACAAGCTTTCAATTACTTTTGCATCCACATTTTTGCCAATGGAAGGCATCAGCAGTCTGTCCAGCGTTTCGTGGATGAGCGTGCCGAAGCTTCGGGCATCTAGGTTTTCTTCTATCTCCTCCGTTTCTTGCAATTTCATGATGCTCCGCAGCAAAAACTCCAAGGGATTGCGGATGTAGCTGTTGATAGCCGAAGGGCTTCGTCCTTTCACAAAAGCAGCTTCTACCATTTTGATGATGGCTTCGTCTTTTTCCATACTGCGGATATTATCCACCGGAACGGGCAATTGGGGAGGCAAGCTGATCTTGTCGACCACCAAGCGTTCGTCTTTTTCTATTTGGGTGAGAAAACGGCTTTTTTCCCCCGAAGTGCTCATGTCGCTAGCTTCCGAATAGATCAGCGTGATGGTTTTTGCCTTGTGGAAAAGGCGGTAAAAAGTGTAGGCAAACGAAGAATCATTTTCCTTGTAGGTCGGGAGGTTGAAGAGCTTTCTTATGTCGAAAGGGATAAGCGAATCTAGGATTTTCCCTTGGGGGAAAGCTCCTTCGTTGCACGAGAGGATGATCACATTTTCGAAGTCCAGCGAGCGACTTTCCAGTGTACCCATCACTTGCACCGGACCAAGTGGTTCGCCCGTAAACGGCACACTCATGCTCTTGAACTGCTCGGTGAGGAACTGCCTAAACGTCTTCACCGAAATCTTTTCCTCTTCGGCTAAAAGGATGTTTTTAAGTTTATTCAGCGTGGTGTAAAATTGGAGCAAAAACTCCAACTCCAAGGCATTTTTATCTTTATCAAATTCTTGGTAAAGCAGCTCTATCAATTGCTCGAAGTAAGCGATAGCCTTCTCCGTTTTCCCGCCCCAGCTTATAAATAACTGCTCAAACACGTCATCGTTTTCAGTGTTTTCAGCCAGCCATTTTTCGCTGATATACACCCGTTTGTCTTTCTGAATCTTCTGTTGGGTTTCGAGGTTGAGGGTTTCCTTTCCTTCCATAAACTGCACGTACGGATGGCGGATGAGCCTGAGCACATCTTTGTGGTAAAACACCGCGCCATTTTTATGGTCTTTGAGGTTTTGCTGCAACAAAAACACGCTCTCAATCAGCGAGTGGAGCGGGGAATATTGCATGGAAAAACCCATGGTCACGTTCACAAAATCAGCAGCGGTGATGTATTTGCCAAGCGTTGAATCTTGCCATTCGGGAAGGGAATGGAGTAGGGGAAAGAGCATGGTTTCATCGGGGAGGAGGATCGCCGTGTCGTTGATCTTATCTTTGAAGGCATCGAAAGTGCCCTCTGCCACATAG
It encodes:
- a CDS encoding enoyl-CoA hydratase-related protein, whose protein sequence is MNNEQVITLSKENRVGYVTINRPKANCYEINFMKQLIDCVAQANADAEVKVIVVDSALDRFFSAGADIKVFEANTEEENKEMVEHARLAANSLAESKKLTIAAINGHALGGGLELAMACDIRLAAEGSYFLGLPEIKLGLIPGNGGTQRLIRLIDKSKALELLVTGDNISPGQAYDYGLINHLYGKEEFKEKVKAYAEKLAEGPVEAMAAIKVCVNRGLEKNLEDGLKLEEEMVAPLYSTDDALEGNKAFVEKRKPVFK
- the aldA gene encoding aldehyde dehydrogenase is translated as MDSIKHYNCYINGEWIEKSSGTLIEVENPANGEVIATLYESTPEEVQLALETSEKAQLKWQETTAQERANYLLAICDKLKEEREHFAKLLVMEQGKTLAEAFGEVDDTVRYLSYSAEAARRISGNIFYSDKPDEQLSIHKVPYGVTVGLMAFNYPLALIGRKVGPALVTGNTMVIKPSELTPFTASEFCRLVDEVGLPKGVINMVVGYGASVGAQLVESPITKLVSMTGSTRAGQAIYKTASQNVAGLVLELGGKAPFIVMEDAEIDVAVEAAAISRYANCGQVCICNEMVFVHEKVADEFTEKLIERVKKIKVGDPMTNVDMGPNVSKVGLERIDQIVKKNVTQGAELIMGGGRPEGKMFEKGNWYAPTVLTGVKNDHETVQNEIFGPILPILKVSDYEEALGMLNSREEGLSAYLYTQNHKRIMRSIQEMQVGTIFINKQIVGYIQGYHSGHKTSGLGGEDGIYGIENYLQKRTIYMNYK
- a CDS encoding L-rhamnose/proton symporter RhaT; the encoded protein is MGIGIFWVLFAAVLLGFYALPSKYTKNYEIENVWGTFWFLAMFVVPIASTALLVNGAADTFKQVPVDILLLVIGLGGVWGVGNLLWGISIAKIGMALGFSLLIGVATLSGTLLPFFMGGGVEKLSTPGGMVILAGVFVIMLGIMANGKAGLLREKAENEGKQDASSSANMRIGIILCVIGGISAAGFNLAYFIADSMGNIGAISQEQFGNPPWVARLAVMLPAFVGSGITTVGYFATDLSKKKSWGNFTQKESGRNIFLLLIMSIVYCGSLIIYGLGAYELGELGTSVGFAIFQTGCIIVANLLGVFTGEWKQAGKTSQAWLVGGLAVMVIGIIIVAYGNSIS
- a CDS encoding mechanosensitive ion channel family protein, which encodes MSKYLTQLLKYQFVLVFIYLFIIGAATTAGAQFIIEVDDISYSVSTPRKAVISHLGYLEKSNFYPPIASQTLYAPEMSLGKKINLIIKLKQIFQEIGYLQVYDIPDRRNYNDADRKRKYVLFEAYPSIYLEKVDGDWLYSQETVLAIQQIHDKLFATSPPKVVKKASEASAEVTQKGKSEKNTVVVDEGDPLDLESEEVVKELKKLEKKYEDELSEADVSLDYKFSTATPFNTIMSLDYFLSETSFRPTLAGKTLAGNLPEEQKIILSIKLKQILEGRGVVLRYDKIPKDANFQDTLSSNASGQKKYVISNILPEVYLEKVGDEWLFSNHTVKLIPRMHSSVYLLGTDLLETFVSFIQKYLGTNIYTSFSKTFWKDVGFGLFIFSGLLVFWVLKLIFFLLNKVVFKDKDKRAQFSKFTLSLCYTLSIMLFVYLIPSIGLHAETLVTSVLIAKLMSLLFSTNTLFRLVDFVVFFILQKAHDSPSKLAADSKGLTPFIGIFLKIIIFFGAVILLFRILNVDTTKMLTGLSIGGLAVALAAQESIKNFIGSIMIFLDRPFKVGDFVRFGTNLGTIENIGLRSTRIRTPEHSLISVPNGNLINMDLNNLGMRQYRRYKTLIRLGYDTPLKKVNKYVESLRKMVEEHPKTRKDVYHIYMHELGKYSLDVLFYIYFEVPEYGDELACRQEMIQKIIRLAEKQDIKFAIPQVASSLDDGQA
- a CDS encoding PD-(D/E)XK nuclease family protein, which produces MSTFLKELAQALYEEHGEDTYKLCVVLPSRRASLYFKNYLAEIAQKDMIAPTVQSMDDFVHRLSDLQVTDYLSLLFELYQSYRKFDQAEDHTLEQFIPLGGQILKDFSLIDKNLSFPQAKKLFETLEETKAVERWAEELGKPFELKESSSLKDFFNFWKFLTKTYFDYRQKLLSENKAYSGLAYRLVYENIDERLKNFDYKKIIFAGFFQLTVVEEHLIQKLVQDGKAVSYWDSDRYYMDNPNHEAGDYIRNFVKRWLPEDYSFRRNEILGNQPKIQILNAGDRLNQAKVAGKLLENQLKGYVAEGTFDAFKDKINDTAILLPDETMLFPLLHSLPEWQDSTLGKYITAADFVNVTMGFSMQYSPLHSLIESVFLLQQNLKDHKNGAVFYHKDVLRLIRHPYVQFMEGKETLNLETQQKIQKDKRVYISEKWLAENTENDDVFEQLFISWGGKTEKAIAYFEQLIELLYQEFDKDKNALELEFLLQFYTTLNKLKNILLAEEEKISVKTFRQFLTEQFKSMSVPFTGEPLGPVQVMGTLESRSLDFENVIILSCNEGAFPQGKILDSLIPFDIRKLFNLPTYKENDSSFAYTFYRLFHKAKTITLIYSEASDMSTSGEKSRFLTQIEKDERLVVDKISLPPQLPVPVDNIRSMEKDEAIIKMVEAAFVKGRSPSAINSYIRNPLEFLLRSIMKLQETEEIEENLDARSFGTLIHETLDRLLMPSIGKNVDAKVIESLSENRELLHQTMMEVIRQEMGQIVVDSGRNFMLYKVAERLIDKFFEQQKEDEKPFFLIAQETFYDHTIMVKLHDGREVPFRITGKADRIDICGDAIRIVDYKTGTFQPAQLKASCMEDLLLDHSKEKIVQLLLYKYLLIKAQQKGETPHLPPVGSGMEVLSGFYFFRKLSSGFQVYKLADEPTEIDDFCAYVEKFLGLFVRDVLNPKKPFTNEPSDFGLLLEI